The Schizosaccharomyces pombe strain 972h- genome assembly, chromosome: I genome contains a region encoding:
- the cdc4 gene encoding myosin II light chain cdc4 encodes MSTDDSPYKQAFSLFDRHGTGRIPKTSIGDLLRACGQNPTLAEITEIESTLPAEVDMEQFLQVLNRPNGFDMPGDPEEFVKGFQVFDKDATGMIGVGELRYVLTSLGEKLSNEEMDELLKGVPVKDGMVNYHDFVQMILAN; translated from the exons ATGTCGACAGACGATTCACCTTATAAACAAG ctttttctttatttgaCCGCCATGGAACTGGTCGCATCCCCAAAACGTCCATTGGTGATCTTTTAAGAGCGTGTGGACAAAATCCTACGCTGGCTGAGATTACTGAAATTGAATCTACTTTGCCCGCAGAAG TCGATATGGAACAATTCCTTCAAGTGTTAAATCGTCCCAATGGGTTTGATATGCCTGGTGACCCAGAGGAATTCGTGAAGGGCTTCCAGGTGTTTGATAAAGATGCCACTGGCATGATTGGAGTGGGTGAATTGCGCTATG TTTTAACTTCTTTGGGTGAAAAACTCAGCAACGAAGAAATGGACGAGTTATTAAAGGGTGTTCCCGTAAAAGATGGCATGGTTAATTATCACG ATTTCGTTCAAATGATTCTTGCcaattaa
- the ups1 gene encoding phosphatidic acid transfer protein Ups1, whose protein sequence is MTAICTDKTELNASWNTVSSAWLTRYPNPYSLHVVSADVLERYVDDEGRLYTERLLVKQGRLPRWASDLLNVNKSYILERSVIDPSKQELKSETFNLDHVKILRVIEYSRFIQSSENCSKTIVDTIAKFVSPLRFGLGRRVQKYSLKRFQEQLSSSRRGLLYVIQQKFQPS, encoded by the exons ATGACTGCAATATGTACTGACAAAACCGAGTTAAATGCTTCCTGGAATACAGTCTCTTCAGCTTGGCTCACTAGATATCCAAA TCCGTATAGTCTTCACGTAGTCTCAGCTGATGTACTCGAGCGATATGTGGATGATGAAGGTCGACTATATACCGAAAGATTACTTGTTAAACAGGGAAGACTGCCCAGATGGGCATCGGATCTTTTGAATGTTAACAAGTCTTACATACTCGAAAGATCTGTCATTGATCCCTCAAAGCAGGAATTAAAATCCGAAACGTTCAATTTGGATCATGTGAAAATTCTCCGCGTAATAGAGTACAGTCGATTTATCCAAAGCTCAGAAAACTGCTCAAAAACTATAGTAGACACGATTGCCAAGTTTGTCTCACCCTTAAGATTTGGTCTTGGTCGTAGGGTTCAAAAGTACAGTCTAAAACGATTTCAAGAACAGCTATCGAGCTCTCGTCGCGGGCTTTTATATGTAATCCAACAAAAGTTTCAACCTTCTTAA
- the mtg2 gene encoding GTPase Mtg2: protein MLSLRTSISRIQPCLFIRASSYQTEATQPKFQDKIRIRIQGGDGGQGCSSFIKEKFRPYGPPDGGNGGDGGSVYVAVKPGSFNNLSHLSQIHKASNGTNGKGGNRHGSCGKSVILYVPPGTVIREISAVRSEQSLEWVQMPGKTKPPKLKKGQISFVSEATRHGKELLYYRASSMISGAAEYSLEECDTTPQILCYGGVGGLGNVHFLSENNRSPKFATKGLTGEQKLIELELKTICEIGLVGLPNAGKSTLLNCLTASKSKVGEYEFTTIYPKIGTIKTTMPDDHSSFQYRLADIPGIIKGASDGKGLGYDFLRHVERAKMLCLVIDINPKAKIPADQAFQLLWDELNKYEKNLINKVALVIANKADTAAEQDLLLLKAIVERTTKGVAVLPVSAKKQEGLEGLVRGMTQLLQQRLLV from the exons ATGCTTTCATTGAGAACATCAATAAGCAGAATTCAACCATGTCTATTTATACGTGCTTCTTCATATCAAACAGAAGCGACTCAACCG AAGTTTCAAGATAAAATAAGGATTCGCATTCAAGGCGGGGATGGAGGGCAAGGCTGTTCttcatttattaaagaaaagtttCGTCCATACGGGCCTCCGGATGGAGGAAACGGAGGTGATGGAGGTTCTGTTTACGTTGCTGTCAAGCCAGGTTCTTTCAATAACTTGTCTCATCTTTCACAAATTCACAAAGCTTCAAATGGGACTAATGGTAAAGGAGGGAATCGACATGGGAGTTGTGGGAAGTCTGTAATACTTTATGTACCTCCTGGAACGGTTATTCGAGAAATTTCAGCTGTACGATCTGAACAAAGTTTAGAATGGGTTCAAATGCCAGGAAAGACGAAGCCACCAAAGCTAAAAAAAGGACAAATATCATTTGTCTCTGAAGCTACAAGACATGGAAAAGAGCTGTTGTACTATCGAGCTTCATCGATGATTTCTGGAGCTGCAGAATATAGTTTGGAAGAATGTGATACAACACCTCAGATCCTTTGTTATGGAGGAGTTGGAGGACTTGGAAAtgtacattttttaagtgAAAACAATAGATCACCAAAATTTGCTACGAAGGGATTGACAGGGGAGCAAAAATTGATTGAATTAGAGTTGAAAACTATTTGCGAGATCGGCTTAGTAGGACTTCCAAATGCTGGAAAAAGTACGCTATTAAATTGCTTAACCGCTTCAAAATCAAAGGTAGGAGAGTATGAGTTTACAACTATATATCCTAAAATTGGGACTATTAAAACTACGATGCCCGACGACCACTCATCTTTCCAGTACCGATTAGCAGATATACCCGGAATTATTAAAGGGGCAAGTGATGGAAAAGGATTGGGTTACGATTTTTTAAGGCATGTAGAACGTGCAAAGATGCTTTGCCTGGTAATTGATATAAACCCAAAGGCTAAAATTCCAGCAGATCAGGCTTTTCAATTGCTTTGGGATGAGCTGAATAAgtacgaaaaaaatttaattaataagGTAGCTCTCGTAATCGCTAATAAAGCCGATACAGCAGCTGAGCAAGACCTACTTTTGCTTAAGGCTATTGTTGAAAGAACTACGAAAGGGGTAGCTGTTTTGCCGGTCAGTGCAAAGAAGCAAGAAGGGTTGGAAGGATTAGTACGTGGAATGACTCAACTTCTCCAACAACGATTACTCGTATGA
- the ski7 gene encoding ski complex-interacting GTPase yields the protein MSRLSQLLNSKKAKQKPPSEHPIGLSSILKQDSSSSSDSPNFFPSSSTNDHQERDTINDTNFVVPEKQKTSKLALLAAERKKLHSSFPSTQQQPPKTEKEKEKEPIQAKHKKNVENDFLLQRFRKVRIAEKKDSEQPSSHEIHLTDDDDKTTLQKQMVESDQLKKNPQEVKLAPPSSFAKCLTGAKKRVFEDQIEIHLSKSSLLGFNAPSPDDIVLMAQSKSKSFQKHKRLDEQLLNSVKSMKKVSQQLKPQKNTNDSNNDHTLLSQDQLIELSKLVKPRTKLLLLGPPKSGKKTLLSRLFFQIGSFDPKTMQKCTVLNAKKESLSSVLKSTKTKWYDFETFSNSYSSTIIDFPLGIFTTNASSRDNFLKHSSLFQVMNTAIFTIDCLNPLEGLDGISSILQLMNGLSISSYMFAITKMDEIEWDENKFINLVNSIQSFLKESCGIIEKSKFIPISGLKGTNLTSISQEKLSQWYKSDTLLGKIDKEADTNHGTWNFLLNLPLSLTISHITPLPENQSHIYCSIHSGMLQDSQKLYVGTGRLETQITGLSSDENPKGFNVAGDMIQAKIPTLPNLCPGILIADSIDAFTSSKTAYVNATWFHGSLEKGKSMHVIALFGCHAVLTKLYCFTDSQEKAPNAIGNDLERNRTSLVKIELENAFPLVKESYINTLSRVLFVSEKWNSLIAFGTVLSLHD from the exons ATGTCTAGGTTGTCTCAGTTGTTAAACTccaaaaaagcaaaacaaaaacctCCGTCTGAACATCCCATCGGTCTTTCTTCTATCCTAAAACAAGACTCCTCTTCAAGTTCTGATTCTCCCAACTTTTTTCCATCCTCCAGCACAAATGACCATCAAGAACGTGACACAATTAACGACACTAACTTTGTAGTTCCAG agaaacaaaaaacatcCAAGCTCGCATTACTCGCCGCTGAACGGAAAAAATTgcattcttcttttccatCCACTCAACAGCAGCCGCCTAAAACcgaaaaggaaaaggaaaaagagcCTATTCAAGCTAAACATAAGAAAAACgttgaaaatgattttttgttgcaAAGGTTTCGAAAGGTTCGCATTGCAGAGAAGAAAGACTCTGAACAACCATCGTCTCATGAAATTCATCTTACTGACGATGATGATAAAACCACACtccaaaaacaaatggtGGAAAGCGACCAACTGAAGAAGAACCCCCAAGAGGTAAAATTAGCTCCTCCTTCCTCATTTGCGAAATGTCTTACAGGCGCAAAGAAGCGCGTTTTTGAGGACCAAATTGAGATTCATCTAAGCAAAAGTTCACTTTTAGGATTTAACGCCCCTAGCCCTGACGACATAGTTTTGATGGCTCAATCTAAATCTAAAA GTTTCCAAAAACACAAACGTTTGGACGAGCAATTGCTAAACTCTGTAAAGTCAATGAAGAAAGTTTCTCAACAATTGAAAcctcaaaaaaatactaatGATTCAAATAATGATCACACCTTACTTTCCCAAGATCAGTTAATTGAACTTTCCAAATTAGTAAAGCCTCGAACGAAACTCTTGTTGTTGGGCCCGCCCAAGTCTGGTAAAAAAACACTCCTTTCtagattattttttcaaattggATCATTTGATCCCAAAACCATGCAAAAATGTACAGTACTGAAtgccaaaaaagaaagtttgAGCTCAGTGCTAAAGTCCACCAAAACGAAATGGtatgattttgaaacatTTTCCAACAGTTACTCCTCAACTATTATTGATTTTCCTTTAGGAATCTTCACTACTAATGCAAGTTCTCGAGataattttctaaaacatTCAAGTTTGTTTCAAGTAATGAACACAGCCATTTTCACCATTGATTGTCTGAATCCTTTGGAAGGTCTTGATGGAATATCTTCCATTTTACAATTGATGAATGGCTTATCTATTTCAAGCTATATGTTTGCTATCACTAAGATGGATGAAATTGAGTGggatgaaaataaattcattaatcTTGTTAACTCGATTCAGAGCTTTCTGAAAGAAAGTTGCGGAATAATTGAGAAATCAAAATTCATTCCGATAAGCGGACTAAAAGGAACCAATCTTACATCCATTAgtcaagaaaaattatccCAGTGGTATAAATCTGATACATTGCTTGGCaaaattgataaagaaGCAGATACAAATCATGGCACATggaattttcttcttaatCTACCTCTCTCTTTAACAATTTCACACATTACTCCTTTGCCAGAAAATCAATCACATATTTACTGTAGCATCCATTCAGGCATGCTTCAGGATTCGCAAAAGCTTTATGTAGGCACAGGGAGATTAGAAACACAAATCACAG GACTGAGCAGTGATGAAAATCCCAAAGGGTTTAATGTTGCTGGGGATATGATTCAAGCCAAAATCCCTACATTACCCAATTTATG TCCTGGGATTTTAATTGCTGATAGTATCGATGCCTTTACTTCTTCGAAAACTGCTTACGTTAATGCAACTTGGTTTCACGGTTCtcttgaaaaaggaaagtCGATGCATGTAATAGCCCTATTCGGCTGTCACGCAGTCCTTACCAAACTGTATTGCTTTACAGACAGTCAAGAAAAAGCTCCTAACGCAATCGGAAACGATCTTGAAAGAAATCGAACCTCACTTGtgaaaattgaattagAGAATGCTTTCCCTCTCGTAAAAGAAAGCTACATTAACACCTTAAGCCGCGTTTTATTCGTTTCAGAAAAATGGAATAGCTTAATTGCGTTTGGAACAGTACTATCTCTGCATGACTGA
- the uaf2 gene encoding U2 auxiliary factor small subunit Uaf2 translates to MASHLASIYGTEQDKVNCSFYYKIGACRHGERCSRKHVKPNFSQTILCPNMYKNPIHEPNGKKFTQRELAEQFDAFYEDMFCEFSKYGEVEQLVVCDNVGDHLVGNVYVRFKYEESAQNAIDDLNSRWYSQRPVYAELSPVTDFREACCRQHETSECQRGGLCNFMHAKKPSPQLLRDLVLAQRKYLALNAAEEMKKEPNSDSTNRWVSVTAERKN, encoded by the coding sequence ATGGCAAGTCATTTGGCAAGTATTTATGGTACTGAGCAAGATAAAGTCAATTGCTCATTCTATTATAAAATAGGAGCTTGTAGACATGGGGAACGCTGCTCTCGTAAACATGTCAAACCAAATTTTAGTCAAACGATCTTATGTCCCAACATGTATAAAAACCCAATTCATGAACCAAATGGCAAAAAGTTCACGCAGCGTGAACTTGCAGAACAATTTGATGCATTCTACGAGGACATGTTTTGtgagttttcaaaatacgGTGAAGTTGAACAATTAGTCGTCTGTGACAATGTTGGAGATCACTTAGTCGGAAATGTTTATGTAAGATTCAAGTATGAAGAGTCTGCCCAAAATGCtattgatgatttaaattCCCGATGGTATTCCCAAAGACCAGTCTACGCCGAGTTATCTCCTGTAACTGATTTTCGCGAGGCATGTTGCCGGCAACACGAAACTTCGGAATGTCAGCGGGGTGGCCTTTGTAATTTTATGCATGCCAAAAAACCAAGTCCTCAGCTTTTACGCGATTTGGTACTAGCACAAAGAAAGTATTTGGCCTTAAATGCAGcagaagaaatgaaaaaggagCCCAATAGTGATTCCACGAATCGATGGGTCAGTGTAACTGCTGAAcgcaaaaattaa
- a CDS encoding phospho-2-dehydro-3-deoxyheptonate aldolase: protein MSPVFLPSGETYDQEHLDDNRVLGYNPLVPAALVQQEIPVSETSRKVITDSRKEIQAILNKQDDRIIVVVGPCSIHDPKLAMDYAKLLKPKADELQDALCVVMRCYLEKPRTTIGWKGLVNDPNLDGSFAINKGIRMARQMYCDVTNFGIPLASEMLDNISPQFFADLLSFGAIGARTTESQLHRELASALSFPVGFKNGTDGTVGVAIDAIGATAHPHTMLGVTKQGLAAITMTRGNKDTFIILRGGKKGPNYDAEHVAAVRKDLEKANLPPRIMIDCSHGNSSKNHLNQPKVSKSIAEQIRNGDSSIVGVMIESHINEGRQDAPIRPGVKDTLKYGVSITDACVSWEQTAPMLDDLAEAVRARRQNQKSN from the exons ATGTCTCCG GTTTTTTTACCCAGCGGTGAAACTTACGATCAAGAGCATCTTGATGACAACCGTGTCTTAGGTTACAACCCTTTGGTTCCTGCCGCTTTGGTTCAACAAGAGATTCCTGTTTCTGAAACTTCTCGCAAAGTCATCACTGACTCCAGAAAGGAGATTCAAGCTATTCTCAACAAACAAGATGACAGAATTATCGTTGTTGTCGGTCCTTGCTCCATTCATGACCCTAAATTGGCCATGGACTATGCTAAGTTGCTGAAGCCCAAAGCTGACGAGCTTCAGGATGCTTTGTGCGTTGTCATGCGTTGTTATTTGGAGAAGCCCCGTACTACTATCGGATGGAAGGGTTTGGTCAACGACCCTAACTTGGATGGTTCTTTTGCTATCAACAAGGGTATTAGGATGGCTCGTCAAATGTATTGCGACGTTACCAATTTTGGCATTCCTTTGGCCAGTGAGATGTTGGACAACATTTCTCCCCAATTCTTCGCCGACTTACTCAGTTTTGGTGCTATCGGTGCTCGTACTACCGAGTCTCAATTACATCGTGAATTGGCTTCTGCCCTTTCCTTCCCTGTTGGTTTCAAGAATGGTACTGATGGTACTGTTGGTGTGGCGATTGATGCCATTGGTGCTACCGCCCATCCTCACACAATGCTAGGAGTTACTAAACAAGGTCTCGCCGCTATTACCATGACCAGGGGCAACAAGGATACCTTCATCATTTTGCGTGGTGGTAAGAAGGGTCCTAACTATGATGCTGAGCACGTTGCCGCCGTTCGCAAAGATCTTGAGAAGGCCAACCTTCCTCCTCGTATCATGATCGATTGCTCTCATGGCAACTCAAGCAAGAATCATTTGAACCAACCAAAGGTCTCCAAGAGCATCGCCGAACAAATCAGAAATGGCGACTCTTCCATTGTTGGTGTTATGATTGAATCTCATATCAATGAAGGTCGTCAAGATGCTCCAATCCGTCCTGGCGTTAAGGATACTCTCAAGTACGGTGTCAGTATCACTGATGCTTGTGTTAGCTGGGAACAAACTGCTCCAATGCTAGACGATCTTGCTGAAGCTGTCCGTGCTCGCCgtcaaaaccaaaaaagtaattaa
- the paa1 gene encoding serine/threonine protein phosphatase PP2A scaffold subunit Paa1, producing the protein MQTENQVNDLYPIAVLIDELKHDEITYRLNALERLSTIALALGPERTRDELIPFLDESIDDEDEVLSALADQLGNFVDYVGGPEYAHVLLSPLENLAATEETVVRDKAVDSLNKVCICLSQEQLEQYFVPLVQRLSTAEWFTSRASSAGLYCAAYSQSENPAVKVSLRQSFSHLCHDEAPMVRRPAATNCAKFVFLVTKQEAIDEFIPLFNSLSNDDQDSVRLLSFDIMVSLAEVLKSDSEIRHYLLQPLRSFVSDSSWRTRYMVAANFVKLAKVVGPSLIKDELIKPFVLLMKDTEQEVRRAIATQIPGFCELLDKRIVLEEIIPVIQELINDPAQHVRAALGMNIGALAPQLGKEKTTEYLLPMFLELLKDENPEVRLNIISKLEVVNKVVGIELLSQSLLPAIVTLAEDKQWRVRLAIIDYIPLLAQQLGVEFFNEKMGNLCMSWLEDHVYSIREAAIKNLRKLTEIFGLEWATETIIPKFLAMRSHPNYLYRMTTIFAISEIAPALNAEVIEKQILPTLEQLVNDPIPNIRFNVAKAFEVLKPVLAAGGDSTVYEQQIIPLLEQLTKDNDPDVQYFATQALEQTND; encoded by the exons ATGCAAACAGAGAAT CAAGTGAACGATTTGTATCCGATTGCTGTTTTGATTGATGAGTTAAAG CATGATGAAATTACTTATAGGCTCAATGCTTTGGAACGGTTATCGACAATTGCTCTCGCTTTAGGTCCTGAACGTACAAGGGATGAGTTGATTCCCTTTTTAGATG AATCGATTGACGATGAGGACGAAGTCCTATCAGCTCTCGCCGACCAGTTAGGAAATTTTGTAGATTATGTTGGAGGCCCTGAGTATGCGCATGTCCTTTTGTCTCCCCTTGAAAATCTTGCTGCAACTGAAGAAACGGTAGTCCGCGATAAAGCCGTTGACTCTCTCAATAAAGTATGTATTTGCCTATCCCAAGAACAATTAGAGCAATATTTTGTTCCATTGGTTCAACGTCTTTCAACCGCTGAGTGGTTTACCTCTCGTGCGTCCTCTGCTGGGCTTTACTGCGCGGCATATTCTCAGTCAGAAAATCCTGCTGTCAAAGTCTCTCTTCGTCAAAGTTTTAGTCATCTATGTCACGACGAAGCTCCCATGGTCCGTCGTCCTGCAGCAACGAACTGTGCcaagtttgtttttttggtaaCTAAACAGGAGGCTATTGACGAATTCATTCCATTGTTCAACTCCCTTTCTAATGATGACCAAGACTCAGTTCGGCTCCTTTCTTTCGACATTATGGTTTCTTTGGCGGAGGTATTAAAATCTGACTCGGAAATTCGTCACTATTTGCTTCAACCATTAAGGTCTTTTGTTTCGGATAGCAGCTGGAGAACACGTTATATGGTTGCTGctaattttgtaaaacttGCTAAAGTAGTTGGACCATCTCTTATTAAAGATGAACTTATTAAACCATTCGTACTGCTCATGAAGGATACCGAGCAGGAAGTCCGCCGTGCTATTGCTACTCAAATACCAGGATTTTGCGAATTGTTGGATAAGCGAATTGTTCTTGAAGAGATTATTCCAGTTATTCAAGAGTTAATTAATGATCCCGCTCAACATGTCCGTGCTGCTTTAGGGATGAACATAGGTGCTCTCGCCCCACAATTAGGAAAGGAAAA GACTACAGAGTATCTTTTACCAATGTTTTTGGAATTACTTAAAGATGAAAACCCTGAAGTTCGTCTTAACATTATTTCGAAATTGGAAGTTGTAAACAAAG TCGTTGGTATCGAATTACTTTCACAATCTTTATTGCCTGCAATTGTTACACTTGCTGAAGATAAACAATGGCGTGTTCGTCTTGCTATCATTGACTACATTCCACTACTTGCTCAGCAGCTTGGGgtcgaattttttaatgagaAAATGGGCAATTTATGTATGTCATGGTTAGAGGACCATGTATATTCTATTCGTGAAGCTGCGATAAAGAATTTGCGAAAACTTACGGAAATTTTTGGGTTGGAATGGGCAACTGAGACAATTATTCCAAAGTTTTTGGCTATGCGAAGCCAtccaaattatttatacCGAATGACAACTATTTTTGCGATCAGt GAAATCGCACCTGCATTGAATGCTGAAGtaattgaaaaacaaattcttCCAACTTTGGAACAGTTGGTTAATGACCCTATTCCTAATATTCGCTTTAACGTTGCCAAGGCGTTTGAAGTTCTTAAGCCTGTTTTGGCAGCTGGTGGTGACTCGACCGTATATGAACAGCAAATCATCCCATTGCTCGAACAACTTACAAAAGATAATGACCCTGATGTTCAATATTTTGCTACTCAGGCCTTAGAGCAAACAAATGACTAA